A genomic window from Algoriphagus sp. Y33 includes:
- a CDS encoding sensor protein KdpD — protein sequence MAQEEDNFLNLIRKRKKGRLKIYIGMIAGVGKTYRMLQEAHDLLKAGVDVKLGFIEPHDRKETIALVGGLPEIPRKKVFYKGRELEEMDLEAILNTHPDVVLVDELAHTNIPGSKNEKRWQDVIDLINDGINVITAFNVQHLESMIDRVQKISGIEVKECIPDKILAYADEVVNIDLPAEDLIKRLKDGKIYSGERIKRALDHFFQPEQILQLRDLALRQVASQVEHQIQNSLPQSSRMPLERFMACISTNYEGGKKIIRKTSRMAARYQAKWYVLYIQIPKEQSDKIDLATQRKLLQNLKWATELGAEIIKVKGDDIPELIYSTAEAYKITNIVLGKPHFSLLRQLTGKNYFDKLLKKLVDKEIDVILVF from the coding sequence ATGGCACAAGAAGAAGATAATTTCTTAAACCTGATCCGTAAGCGAAAAAAAGGAAGGTTAAAAATCTACATCGGCATGATAGCCGGTGTAGGTAAAACCTACCGTATGCTTCAGGAAGCCCATGACCTACTGAAGGCAGGTGTTGACGTAAAGCTCGGGTTCATAGAGCCACATGATCGTAAGGAAACCATTGCATTGGTAGGTGGCTTGCCTGAGATACCTCGAAAAAAGGTGTTTTACAAAGGTAGGGAATTAGAGGAAATGGATTTGGAAGCCATTCTCAATACCCATCCTGACGTCGTTTTAGTGGATGAATTAGCCCATACCAATATCCCCGGCAGCAAAAATGAAAAGCGCTGGCAGGATGTCATCGACCTGATCAATGATGGGATAAATGTGATTACCGCCTTCAATGTGCAGCATCTGGAAAGTATGATCGACAGGGTGCAAAAGATCTCAGGTATTGAAGTGAAGGAGTGTATTCCTGACAAGATTTTAGCCTATGCTGATGAAGTAGTCAATATCGATCTGCCTGCGGAGGATTTGATCAAGCGTCTGAAAGATGGTAAAATTTACAGTGGAGAGCGTATAAAGAGGGCGCTAGACCATTTTTTTCAGCCCGAACAGATCTTGCAGCTCCGGGATCTGGCTCTTCGGCAGGTCGCCTCACAGGTGGAGCATCAGATCCAAAACAGCCTTCCCCAATCCTCCAGGATGCCGCTGGAACGGTTTATGGCATGTATCAGCACCAATTATGAAGGAGGGAAAAAGATCATTCGGAAAACCTCCAGGATGGCAGCCAGATATCAGGCAAAGTGGTATGTCTTGTATATCCAGATACCCAAGGAACAATCTGATAAAATTGATCTGGCTACCCAACGAAAACTACTTCAGAACCTGAAATGGGCGACTGAGCTCGGTGCTGAGATCATTAAAGTCAAAGGGGATGACATTCCTGAATTGATCTATTCTACAGCTGAAGCGTATAAAATCACCAATATCGTATTGGGTAAACCTCATTTTAGTTTATTACGCCAACTGACAGGCAAAAACTATTTTGATAAATTATTGAAGAAACTGGTTGATAAGGAAATAGACGTGATTCTGGTCTTTTAA
- a CDS encoding ATP-binding protein, protein MKVKHKLSLSLAFLFAVIILLSSTGVYYLSQLATDSAAILKDNNRTLSYMRNIDKAVDQIQSAIISGNNVETELTPYLQTLTENIKLQQENITEPAEQNITDKLEANLNRLTLVLRDTGLDSISRDSYSSNLLPVMQEIKSITDDIYLINEKTMIRKNEQANATADKTVLYMGIVGSASVLIGLMLLFWLPAYISKPLATFNKAIGEIARGNYKQTISGESKDEFGELARSFNTMAAKLDEYEHSSLAKILKEQKRLNALINQLDEVVLGLDESKRVIFANEHCLQLLDLPKNEVINKYAPDIAIKSPLMSNLIQELMMGYSSKGAKNYQPVKIVENNKDKLYSKNVIDVATKPTGEDRRILVGHVVLLTDITDFSEKDKAKTHFIATLSHELKTPVAAIDMSAKLLRNPKSGPLSGNQEELLATIEGNNERIRRMINEVLDVSKIESGTIDVKMGEASAEDLIDNAIDGVHLFLDGKNLKITKNIEGVHSFIKVDAHKTVWVLNNFLTNAIRYAPEGSTIDVKAEMVGSRLKISVTDQGKGIATDDQQKVFLKFNRLSKTETGGTGLGLAISKEFVEAMGGKIGVQSSANHGATFWITFPISKLT, encoded by the coding sequence ATGAAAGTAAAACATAAGCTCTCGCTGTCACTGGCATTTCTATTTGCAGTGATCATACTTTTAAGTTCGACGGGCGTCTATTACCTCAGTCAACTTGCCACCGATTCAGCAGCAATATTGAAGGACAATAACCGTACGCTGAGTTATATGCGGAATATTGACAAAGCGGTGGATCAGATTCAATCCGCGATCATTTCGGGTAATAATGTAGAGACTGAGCTTACTCCATATCTCCAAACCTTAACCGAAAACATCAAGCTTCAACAGGAAAATATCACTGAGCCTGCTGAACAGAATATCACCGATAAACTTGAAGCAAATTTGAATAGGTTAACCCTGGTACTTAGAGATACGGGATTAGATTCGATTAGCAGGGATTCCTACAGTAGTAATTTATTGCCTGTCATGCAGGAAATAAAGAGCATCACCGATGACATCTACCTGATCAATGAAAAAACCATGATCAGGAAAAATGAGCAGGCCAATGCCACTGCCGATAAAACCGTGTTGTATATGGGGATTGTCGGAAGTGCCAGCGTCTTGATTGGCCTGATGCTTTTGTTCTGGCTTCCTGCATATATTTCCAAACCCCTGGCCACTTTCAATAAGGCAATCGGAGAAATTGCAAGAGGAAATTATAAGCAAACTATTTCCGGTGAATCCAAAGATGAATTTGGTGAACTTGCCAGGTCATTTAATACGATGGCGGCCAAGCTGGATGAGTATGAGCATTCCAGTCTGGCTAAAATTTTGAAAGAACAGAAGCGACTTAATGCCCTGATCAACCAACTCGATGAAGTGGTTTTGGGCTTGGATGAAAGCAAACGAGTGATTTTTGCCAATGAGCACTGCTTGCAACTCCTTGACCTTCCCAAAAATGAGGTGATAAACAAATACGCTCCAGACATAGCGATAAAAAGCCCACTAATGAGTAATCTTATCCAAGAGCTCATGATGGGTTATTCCTCCAAAGGTGCTAAAAATTATCAGCCTGTTAAAATAGTAGAAAACAATAAGGATAAGTTGTATTCAAAAAATGTAATTGATGTTGCCACTAAGCCAACTGGAGAAGATCGGAGGATACTTGTGGGGCATGTGGTATTATTAACGGATATCACGGACTTTTCTGAAAAGGATAAGGCTAAAACGCATTTTATTGCCACTCTTTCCCATGAGCTGAAAACCCCTGTGGCGGCAATCGATATGAGTGCAAAACTGTTACGAAACCCCAAGTCAGGTCCACTGTCTGGAAATCAGGAAGAACTGCTGGCAACTATTGAAGGAAACAATGAACGGATCAGAAGAATGATCAATGAAGTGCTTGACGTGTCCAAAATTGAAAGTGGTACGATCGATGTCAAGATGGGGGAAGCATCTGCCGAAGACCTGATCGATAATGCGATAGACGGCGTGCATTTATTTTTGGATGGGAAGAACTTAAAAATTACTAAGAATATAGAAGGCGTTCATAGCTTCATAAAAGTGGATGCCCATAAGACAGTTTGGGTACTCAATAATTTTTTAACCAATGCGATACGATATGCTCCTGAAGGATCGACTATTGACGTAAAGGCTGAAATGGTAGGTAGCAGATTAAAAATTTCAGTAACAGATCAAGGAAAAGGAATTGCAACAGATGACCAGCAAAAGGTTTTTCTAAAATTCAATAGACTATCCAAAACAGAAACCGGAGGGACTGGACTAGGTCTTGCAATATCCAAGGAGTTTGTAGAGGCGATGGGAGGAAAAATAGGAGTGCAATCCTCGGCAAACCATGGGGCTACTTTTTGGATAACATTTCCCATAAGTAAGTTGACTTAA
- a CDS encoding TrkH family potassium uptake protein → MKFDLKYLNRIAFWISTLGIFAIISDFGFFQVRSTQRFFDGFFFFVLAVGIISTVSRYLSKNRQIRKKVFVFDLLSIGFTLWIYYMYLFVGVPFETDLLLENPIWVRIAVLATFIREFSELKVVYNRTFLNPAQLFVGSFFLIILFGAGMLMLPNATHEGLSFVDALFTSTSAVCVTGLIVVDTGSYFTEFGQVIIMFLIQIGGLGILTFASYFSYFFSGGATYENQLVLGDMNNSKKLGEVYSTLKNVILITFGIEFFSAVLIFFSLDAQNFPPHLSKVFFSEFHAISAFCNAGFSTLPNSLYETGFKYNYVLHLIIIATFVLGGLGFSIVSNILNYLKYKSRRVLFKNKNFESRPWVLTINSRINLITTVSISLIAFVLFFVLEYHNTLEGHNWFGKIVTALFGATTPRTAGFNSIDTAAMLFPTTMMVFLLMWIGASPVSTGGGIKTSTFAIATLNILSLGRGKTRLEVFRREIADISVKRAFATISLSLIVIGLGIMLISIFDSEKNLKDIAFECFSAYSTVGLSLGITADLSQPSRLILIVIMFVGRVSMLSIIIAVFNKVKHKNYRYPTEEITIN, encoded by the coding sequence ATGAAATTCGATTTGAAGTATTTAAACAGAATTGCATTTTGGATTAGCACCCTGGGGATTTTTGCCATCATTTCTGATTTTGGTTTTTTTCAGGTAAGATCAACCCAGCGTTTCTTTGATGGATTTTTCTTTTTTGTTTTGGCCGTAGGTATTATTTCGACCGTCTCCCGGTATCTCAGCAAGAACAGACAAATCAGGAAGAAAGTATTCGTTTTTGATTTACTTTCCATTGGATTTACCCTGTGGATTTATTACATGTACTTATTTGTGGGAGTTCCGTTTGAAACGGATTTACTACTGGAGAACCCAATTTGGGTTCGCATAGCAGTCCTTGCCACATTCATCAGGGAATTTTCTGAATTAAAAGTAGTCTATAACAGGACTTTCTTGAATCCGGCGCAATTGTTTGTCGGGAGTTTTTTCCTGATCATCCTTTTTGGTGCAGGAATGCTGATGCTGCCAAACGCCACCCATGAAGGATTATCCTTTGTGGATGCTCTTTTTACTTCTACCAGTGCTGTTTGCGTAACTGGATTGATTGTGGTGGACACAGGAAGCTATTTTACAGAGTTCGGGCAAGTGATTATCATGTTTCTTATACAGATAGGGGGATTGGGTATATTGACATTCGCCAGTTATTTCAGTTATTTTTTTAGTGGTGGTGCAACTTATGAAAACCAGTTGGTGCTGGGAGATATGAACAATTCGAAGAAATTGGGAGAGGTTTACTCAACCCTGAAAAATGTTATCTTGATTACCTTTGGAATTGAATTTTTCTCCGCAGTTTTGATTTTTTTTAGTTTGGATGCCCAGAATTTCCCTCCCCATTTAAGTAAGGTCTTTTTCTCTGAGTTTCATGCTATTTCCGCTTTTTGCAATGCCGGTTTTTCAACCTTGCCAAACAGCTTGTATGAGACAGGATTTAAATATAATTATGTTCTTCACCTCATAATTATTGCCACGTTTGTATTGGGTGGACTTGGGTTTTCTATTGTTTCAAATATTTTAAACTATCTGAAGTATAAATCAAGAAGGGTTTTATTCAAGAATAAGAATTTTGAATCCAGGCCGTGGGTGTTAACTATCAACAGTAGGATCAACTTAATTACCACTGTAAGTATTTCCCTGATCGCCTTTGTGCTATTTTTCGTTTTGGAATATCATAATACACTGGAAGGACATAATTGGTTTGGCAAAATTGTTACCGCCTTATTTGGAGCGACGACCCCCAGAACTGCAGGATTTAACTCAATAGACACCGCTGCGATGCTCTTTCCAACCACGATGATGGTTTTCCTACTGATGTGGATAGGGGCATCCCCGGTCTCCACGGGTGGGGGTATCAAGACGAGTACGTTTGCGATCGCTACATTAAACATTTTAAGCCTTGGAAGAGGGAAAACCAGACTGGAGGTTTTCAGAAGGGAAATTGCTGACATTTCAGTTAAAAGAGCCTTTGCCACAATTTCTCTTTCTTTGATTGTTATTGGATTAGGCATTATGCTTATTTCCATATTCGACAGTGAAAAAAATTTAAAGGATATCGCATTTGAATGTTTTTCGGCCTATAGTACTGTGGGATTAAGTCTGGGTATTACAGCAGATTTATCGCAACCTAGTAGATTGATCCTTATCGTCATTATGTTTGTGGGTAGGGTGAGCATGTTGTCTATCATTATTGCCGTTTTCAATAAAGTGAAGCATAAAAATTATCGCTACCCAACAGAAGAAATTACAATAAACTAG
- a CDS encoding TrkA family potassium uptake protein produces the protein MKYIVVGLGNFGASLSQKLTAQGNEVIGIDTRMEKVDLYKEKISHTICMDATDEFTVSGLPLEETDIVIVAIGEDQGANIMSTAIFKNMEVKRLISRAINPLHEKVLKAIGVDEIVHPEEETAERWSKKLCIKNVVDSFELNAHFSIVEAKVPREYVGMTIREIGFRSKFNLLVLTIMKQHEVKSLLGSKQTELNIQGLATPDQKLEVTDVLVLYGSNKHIKEFLKFEKI, from the coding sequence ATGAAGTATATCGTAGTAGGTCTTGGAAACTTTGGTGCTTCCCTTTCTCAAAAATTGACAGCTCAGGGAAATGAAGTGATCGGCATTGATACCAGAATGGAGAAGGTGGATCTGTATAAAGAAAAAATCTCCCATACGATCTGCATGGATGCCACAGACGAGTTCACCGTGTCGGGATTACCTCTGGAGGAAACTGATATAGTAATTGTGGCAATTGGGGAAGATCAGGGAGCCAATATTATGTCCACTGCTATCTTTAAAAATATGGAAGTAAAGCGGCTGATCAGCAGGGCGATTAATCCGCTTCACGAAAAAGTCCTGAAAGCAATAGGCGTAGATGAAATAGTCCATCCGGAAGAAGAAACTGCGGAAAGGTGGTCAAAAAAACTTTGCATTAAAAATGTAGTGGATTCATTTGAACTGAATGCACATTTCAGTATTGTTGAAGCAAAAGTACCACGGGAATACGTTGGAATGACGATCAGGGAAATTGGCTTTCGGAGCAAGTTTAACCTGCTGGTGCTGACAATCATGAAACAGCACGAAGTAAAGAGTCTTCTGGGATCCAAACAGACTGAATTGAATATTCAGGGATTGGCAACACCGGATCAAAAGCTGGAGGTTACTGATGTTTTGGTTCTGTATGGTTCTAATAAGCACATCAAAGAGTTTTTGAAGTTTGAGAAGATTTGA
- a CDS encoding PhoPQ-activated pathogenicity-related family protein, translated as MKRNILNVLALLVLVFIAKPLQAQSTKTALSDFLAKDNSAFDFVMKDSLQHQGVTQYELELTSQEWKGMVWKHRLVILKPTQLSSDKALLYIGGGKTEQGIPVMRDRDDAIVKNMGKIAAENQSIVALVFQVPNQPIFEGKTEDEIISYTLHQFQQTGDVEWPALFPMVRSAVSAMDAVADFSKKKFGIPVETFTLTGLSKRGWTTWLTGSQDVRVTGIAPMVIDVLNMPISLQYQIETWSDYSPEIQDYVDLGIPQQASSAIGKATLDMVDPYSYRDKLTVPKLIFIGTNDPYWPVDAVKNYIDSIPGQNNLIYIPNAGHDLGDGKVAFQALGAFVSYQNTGKSLPEVSSTFTSGKNKKLMLRVKASETPVKVELWEAESIEDKDFRDEKWKSNKLDYNSDNKISLPKKGQKAFYIAYYFRSPTGKAYYVSSRMFRADSSGLVE; from the coding sequence ATGAAGAGAAATATTCTTAATGTGCTGGCACTGTTGGTGCTGGTTTTTATTGCGAAGCCACTACAGGCTCAAAGTACCAAGACTGCCTTGTCGGATTTTCTGGCAAAAGACAATTCTGCATTCGATTTTGTAATGAAAGACAGCCTCCAGCATCAGGGTGTCACCCAATATGAGCTGGAACTCACCTCGCAGGAATGGAAGGGCATGGTATGGAAGCATCGCTTGGTGATACTAAAACCAACACAACTCAGTTCCGACAAAGCCTTACTTTATATAGGAGGTGGGAAAACAGAACAGGGCATTCCTGTTATGCGCGATCGAGACGATGCCATCGTTAAAAATATGGGGAAGATTGCGGCTGAAAATCAAAGCATAGTCGCACTTGTGTTTCAGGTGCCAAACCAGCCCATCTTTGAGGGGAAGACCGAGGATGAGATTATTTCCTATACCCTGCATCAGTTTCAGCAGACTGGAGATGTGGAATGGCCGGCATTGTTTCCCATGGTCAGGTCAGCAGTCTCTGCCATGGATGCGGTGGCTGATTTTAGCAAAAAGAAGTTCGGTATTCCTGTTGAAACATTTACCCTTACCGGACTTTCCAAAAGAGGCTGGACCACTTGGCTCACCGGATCTCAGGATGTGAGAGTGACCGGCATCGCCCCAATGGTGATCGATGTATTGAATATGCCAATTAGCTTGCAATATCAGATTGAGACGTGGTCTGACTACAGCCCAGAGATCCAAGATTATGTTGATTTGGGAATACCCCAGCAGGCAAGCAGTGCCATTGGAAAAGCAACATTGGATATGGTAGACCCTTACTCCTACCGGGATAAACTGACCGTTCCAAAGTTGATTTTTATCGGCACCAATGATCCTTACTGGCCGGTGGATGCGGTAAAAAACTACATTGACAGCATTCCGGGGCAGAACAACCTGATCTATATCCCAAATGCGGGACATGATCTGGGAGATGGAAAAGTGGCTTTTCAGGCACTAGGGGCATTTGTATCCTATCAAAATACCGGTAAATCTCTTCCCGAAGTTTCCTCCACATTTACTTCCGGTAAAAACAAGAAACTGATGCTTCGAGTCAAGGCATCAGAAACCCCGGTAAAGGTGGAACTCTGGGAGGCTGAATCAATAGAGGACAAAGATTTTAGAGATGAAAAATGGAAGTCAAACAAGTTAGATTACAATTCCGATAATAAAATTTCCTTGCCCAAAAAAGGGCAGAAGGCATTCTACATTGCGTATTACTTCAGGTCGCCCACTGGGAAAGCCTATTATGTCAGCAGTAGGATGTTCAGAGCGGACAGTTCCGGTTTGGTGGAGTAA
- a CDS encoding metallophosphoesterase family protein — translation MSKLCLLKRMFLALVFVCPILAFSQNKSSINPDSYLLPSARPDRIILNLSENPLESIHVNWRTDTTHVVSHLEVAKATSGPEFRDNTEQIKAVTETLVSQQDEEPTIHANYHQVKLTGLEPGTSYVYRVGGGEFWSEWFQFTIPEDDQEVNFLYFGDVQNEVVAMFSRVFREAVINLPKMDFTVYAGDLVNHESADFEWGGWFEAGQWIHATIPSMMTPGNHEFSKNPATLTPHWNAQFNLPINGPEGLEETTYEVNFPELKIISLDGEQIDESPRYRKAQMDWLRTILTENPRKWTVITFHYPVYATAPDRYHDKMIDYIRPILQEFKVDLAIQGHDHAYARGRAFEENGKLDFGKGTVYVVSVAGPKMYEVKADAWMERKAYGTQTYQWIKVTKDVLSFKTYTALGELYDSFEIHKDSQGGNTVVNNIPDTPERLQRK, via the coding sequence ATGAGTAAATTATGTCTGCTAAAGCGAATGTTTTTGGCACTGGTTTTTGTGTGCCCAATTCTGGCTTTTTCTCAGAATAAATCTTCTATAAATCCCGATTCGTATCTTTTGCCAAGTGCAAGACCAGACCGGATCATTTTGAATCTTTCTGAAAATCCACTGGAGTCAATACATGTGAACTGGCGGACGGATACCACGCATGTAGTATCTCATCTGGAAGTTGCCAAAGCTACGTCCGGACCGGAATTCCGTGATAATACCGAACAGATCAAGGCAGTCACCGAAACACTGGTTTCCCAACAGGATGAGGAGCCTACCATTCATGCTAACTATCATCAGGTAAAATTGACTGGATTAGAGCCGGGAACCAGTTATGTGTACCGGGTGGGTGGAGGAGAATTCTGGAGTGAATGGTTCCAGTTCACCATTCCTGAGGATGACCAGGAAGTGAATTTTCTGTATTTCGGAGATGTACAGAATGAGGTGGTAGCGATGTTCAGCAGGGTTTTCCGCGAAGCGGTCATCAACCTGCCCAAAATGGATTTTACCGTGTATGCAGGCGATCTGGTCAACCATGAAAGCGCAGACTTCGAATGGGGCGGGTGGTTTGAGGCAGGACAATGGATTCACGCCACCATCCCATCGATGATGACTCCCGGCAATCATGAATTTTCCAAAAATCCAGCAACACTAACTCCTCACTGGAATGCCCAGTTCAACTTACCTATAAATGGTCCGGAGGGGCTGGAGGAAACTACCTATGAGGTGAATTTTCCGGAGCTTAAGATTATTTCTCTGGACGGAGAGCAGATCGATGAATCACCACGTTACAGAAAAGCGCAGATGGATTGGTTGAGAACAATCCTGACTGAAAATCCCCGAAAGTGGACGGTGATCACGTTTCATTATCCGGTTTATGCCACTGCACCAGACCGCTATCACGATAAAATGATCGATTATATCCGGCCGATTTTGCAGGAGTTCAAGGTGGATCTGGCTATACAGGGGCATGACCATGCCTATGCACGGGGTAGGGCTTTTGAAGAAAACGGGAAGTTGGATTTCGGAAAAGGGACTGTCTATGTGGTATCCGTGGCTGGGCCGAAAATGTATGAGGTCAAAGCAGATGCCTGGATGGAGCGAAAAGCCTATGGCACACAGACCTATCAGTGGATAAAGGTAACCAAAGATGTGCTCAGCTTTAAAACGTACACTGCCCTCGGCGAACTTTATGATTCCTTTGAGATTCACAAAGATTCCCAAGGTGGAAATACAGTGGTAAACAATATTCCCGACACCCCAGAAAGACTTCAGAGGAAATGA
- a CDS encoding glycerophosphodiester phosphodiesterase family protein has product MKLILTVVFLFLIQLDAFSQVEQIRDKLLYTDELLVVAHRAAHHSHPENSLQAIQEAIDMGVDIVEIDVRVTTDGIVYLMHDQSIDRTTIGSGDIEKLESTDLQSITLLFEGKDSGIAIPTLQEALALTKGKIMVDLDLKTDRVEEVIAVVNKMDVLDEVIFFDSDWQVLREIKAKLPDAFLMPRLYKTAQIRKANKKLTPVIVHIDPGFNTPKTMLEAKKYGLRIWINSLGSVDDELRVNPDSPLSHKLVENGASLVQTDLPKLWVRIKENRNAIGLKKGK; this is encoded by the coding sequence GTGAAATTAATACTTACAGTAGTTTTCTTATTCCTCATACAGTTAGATGCATTTTCTCAGGTAGAACAAATCCGGGACAAACTGCTCTATACGGATGAACTTCTGGTTGTCGCACACCGTGCCGCACATCACAGTCACCCTGAAAATAGTCTCCAAGCCATACAGGAAGCAATAGATATGGGAGTGGATATTGTTGAAATAGACGTGCGGGTGACCACAGACGGAATCGTGTATCTAATGCATGACCAGTCCATAGACCGTACCACCATAGGATCCGGGGACATAGAAAAGTTGGAGAGCACTGACCTCCAAAGCATCACCTTATTGTTTGAAGGAAAAGATTCCGGCATAGCTATACCTACGCTACAGGAAGCCCTGGCACTGACCAAAGGTAAAATCATGGTGGATCTGGATCTGAAAACCGATAGGGTAGAGGAAGTGATTGCGGTGGTAAATAAGATGGATGTGCTGGATGAAGTCATCTTTTTTGATTCGGATTGGCAAGTCCTCAGGGAAATCAAAGCCAAACTCCCAGATGCTTTCCTGATGCCCAGGCTATACAAAACCGCACAAATAAGAAAGGCTAATAAAAAACTGACCCCTGTGATTGTACACATTGACCCTGGTTTCAATACTCCCAAAACTATGCTGGAGGCGAAAAAGTACGGCCTTCGGATCTGGATCAATTCTTTGGGATCTGTGGATGATGAACTTCGGGTAAATCCAGATTCACCACTTTCACATAAGTTGGTGGAAAATGGAGCTTCCTTGGTTCAGACAGACCTTCCGAAACTTTGGGTTAGGATTAAAGAGAATAGGAATGCGATAGGCCTGAAAAAAGGTAAATAG
- a CDS encoding RNA polymerase sigma factor: protein MKSILFGSSHRIEVIDEKSFSKTYERYWHGAVDLVVKLVKDREEAENITQDVFIQLWEKRGSLDKIEDVQNFLFICLRNKAFDRLKELKKTEQGTEELWQKIQDQPYEKDSMEQQGMNFEKLEKAISELSEHKQRIVSLKYDKNQSYDEIGETLNISANTVKNHLVQIKKRLRSELVNGLILMFYFLF from the coding sequence ATGAAATCTATACTTTTTGGTAGTTCCCATCGCATAGAAGTCATTGACGAAAAGTCTTTTTCCAAAACCTATGAAAGGTATTGGCATGGTGCCGTGGATTTGGTGGTAAAGCTGGTAAAGGACAGGGAGGAAGCAGAGAACATCACCCAGGATGTCTTTATTCAGCTTTGGGAAAAACGGGGAAGTCTTGACAAGATCGAAGATGTCCAGAATTTCCTGTTTATATGCCTGAGGAATAAAGCCTTTGACAGACTTAAAGAACTTAAGAAAACCGAGCAGGGAACAGAGGAACTTTGGCAGAAAATCCAGGATCAGCCCTATGAAAAGGATAGCATGGAGCAGCAGGGGATGAATTTCGAAAAGCTGGAAAAAGCCATATCCGAATTATCTGAACATAAGCAGCGAATCGTAAGTCTGAAGTACGATAAAAACCAGTCTTACGATGAAATTGGAGAAACATTAAATATTTCTGCCAATACCGTCAAAAACCATCTTGTACAGATCAAAAAACGACTGCGGTCAGAACTGGTCAACGGACTGATACTGATGTTCTACTTTTTATTTTGA